The Zhihengliuella sp. ISTPL4 genomic interval GGCCGCGCTGACGGGCAGCTCCGGGGGATAGGAGATCACGGGGGAGGACATAGCCCTCCATCGTATGCCGGGATGCACGCCGGGGTTGCCGCGATCGCCGCGCTCGCCGCATACGATCATCGGGTGACGACTGCTCTCGCTCCCGTGCGCTGGTTCCGTGATTTCGGGCGGCCGCCGCGCATCCTCGGCCTCGACGTCGCGCGGGGCCTGGCGATCCTGGGCATGGCCGGCGCCCACGTCGGCATGACGGAGGCTTTCCACTGGGGCGACCCGACCACGTGGACCGACCTCGTGCACGGCCGCTCCTCGATCCTCTTCGCGCTGCTCGCCGGCGTCTCCATCGCCCTCATGACCGGGCGCGACGTGCTGCCGGAGCGGGAGCGCCTCCCGAGCATCCGGCTCAACCTCGTCGGCCGTGGCGCGGTGATCTTCGTGATCGGTCTCGCCCTGGAACTCCTCAACACACCGATCGCCGTGATCCTCACCCTCTACGGCCTGCTCTACGTCGCCGTGATCCCGGTGCTGCGGTGGCGGCCCCGGCAGCTGCTCCTCGGCGCCGCCGTCCTCGCCCTCGCCGGCCCCGCGCTGCTCGCCCTGATCAGCGCGGTCGCCCTGCAGCCGTTCGGCGCGGGTATCGGCTTCGTGCTCTACGGCACGTATCCCATCACCGTGTGGCTGGCTCTCGTGCTGGGCGGCATGGCTCTGGGACGGCTCCGCGTCCAGCAGCTGCGCACGGCTGTCGTCGCCCTCGTCGTCGGAGTGGTCCTCGCCGCGATCGGCTACGGAATGGGCGCCCTCGGAGTGAGTGCGGGCCTGGACGCGGAGGGCTCGATCGCCTCCTCGACGAGCGTGTCCTCCGGGAGCGAGAGCCTGGACAGCCTTCCCAGCGAGAGCCTGCCGTCCTTCGTCCCGGACGACGTGATGCCGCCCTCCGGCTGGGAGAGCTACCCTGAGGCCCTCGCCGCGACCGATCCGCTCGGTTCCATGATCCGCGCCGTCTTCGCCGTCGATCCGCACAGCGGCGGAACCGCGGAGATCCTGGGCTCCGGTGGCTTCGCCCTCGCGGTGATCGCCTTGTGCCTGCTGCTGAGCCGTCCGCTGCGCTGGCCGCTGCTGCCGCTCGGCGCTCTGGGCTCCATGCCGCTCACGGCATACAGCCTGCACGTCGTCTCCGTCGTCCTCGTCGCCGGCCCCGGCGGCTTCATCGCGGACAACGCCTTCTGGGCGCTCACCGCCGTGGCGCTCCTGGTACTCACGACGCTGTGGTCGATGTTCCTCGGCCGCGGCCCTCTGGAGCGCCTCGTCGGAAAGGGCGCCGCCGCGATGGCGGCCGTCCCTCGGCGCTGACGCTTTTCGTCATCCGCACGGCCGCACCTGTCATCACAGGTCCTAGGCTGGGGGGATGACCATTCCTGCACTCGAACTGAACGACGGCAACTCCATCCCCCAGCTGGGCTACGGCGTCTTCAAGGTGCCGCCGGCAGAGACCGAGAAGGCGGTGAGCGAGGCCCTCGAGATCGGGTACCGCCACATCGACACCGCCGCGATCTACGGCAACGAGGAGGGCGTGGGCGCGGCCATCGCGTCCTCCGGCATCCCCCGCGACGAGCTCTTCGTCACCACGAAGCTGTGGAACGACCGCCACCACGACGATGAGCCCCGTGCCGCCATCGGCGAGAGCCTCGAGAAGCTCGGCCTGGAGCAGGTCGACCTCTACCTCGTACACTGGCCCACCCCGGCGAAGGACGACTACGTCCACGCGTTCGCGAAGCTCATCGAGCTCCGCGACGCGGGCCTGACCCGCAGCATCGGCGTCTCGAACTTCCTCGTGCCGCACCTGGAGCGCACGGTGAAGGAGACCGGCGTCGTCCCGGCTGTGAACCAGATCGAGCTGCACCCCGCGTACCAGCGTCGTGAGGAGGTCGCCTGGGCCGAGGCCAACGGCGTCCGCATCGAGGCCTGGGGTCCGCTCGGCCAGGGCAAGTACGACCTCTTCGGCACCCCGGCGATCGCGGAGGCGGCCGCCGCTCACGGCGTGACGCCCGCACAGGCCGTCCTGCGCTGGCACCTGCAGAAGGGCATCATCGTCTTCCCGAAGTCGGTGCGCCCCGAGCGCCTGCGCGAGAACCTCGACGTGTTCGGCTTCGAGCTGACCGATGCCGAGATCGCCGCGATCGACGCCCTCGACCCGCTCGACGGCTCGGGCCGCGTGGGCTCGCACCCCGACGAGGTCAACTGACCGCAGCCCTCGCTCCGGAGCGGGCACGCTCCTGAGTCCGTGCTCACCGCAGATGACGCCCCGTGTCGCTCCCCGCGACACGGGGCGTCCGCGTGGGTACCGTCGAGCGCATGACAGCCCCGCTCCGCGTCGTCGCCGTCTCGGGCTCCCTGCACGAGCCGAGCAAGACCACCGCCCTCCTCCGAGCGATCACCGCCGCGGTCGCCGAGCGCGCCCCGGTCGAGGCGCAGCTGATCGAGCTCACGCAGATCGGGCCGTCGCTCGCCGGTGCTCTCCGCCGGGATCAGCTCCCGCCGGAGGTGGAGGCGCAGCTGCAGGCGATCGAGACCGCCGACCTGCTCATCGTGGGCAGCCCGGTGTATCGCGCCTCGTTCACCGGCCTGTTCAAGCACCTGTTCGATTTCGTGGACCAGTACGCCCTGGTCGGCACACCGGTCCTCCTCGCCGCGACCGGCGGGGGCGAGCGGCACGCCCTCATGATCGAGCACCAGCTCCGTCCGCTCTTCGCGTTCTTCCAGGCGCTCACGCTGCCGCTCGGCGTGTATGCGAGCACCACCGACTTCGACGGCTACGAGGTGGCGACCGACGTGCTGCGTGCGCGGATCGCGCTCGCGGCCGAGCGAGCCCTCCCGCTCGTCGGCTACACGGCGGCCCGTCCCGCGGAGCTGCTCGTCGGCTGATCCGGGTCTGCCGGTCCCGCGGAGCTGTTCGACGGTTGCCCCTGCCCGTCCCGCGGAGCTGCTCGTCGGCTGACCCGGGCCCGCAGCCCTCGTCCCCGGCGTAGCGTGGGGACATGACGAACCGTCTCGCCGACACCCTCAGCCCCTATCTGCGGGCCCATGCCGACAACCCCGTCGACTGGTACCCCTGGGGGGAGGAGGCTTTCGCCGAGGCCCGCCGCCGCGATGTCCCGATACTGATCTCGATCGGGTACTCCACGTGCCACTGGTGTCATGTGATGGCGCGCGAGTCGTTCGCCGACCCGGAGACCGCCACCCGCATCAACGAGGGGTTCGTCGCGATCAAGGTCGACCGCGAGGAGCATCCGCACGTCGACGGGGCCTACATGGCCGCCGCCTCGGCGTTCACGCAGAACCTCGGCTGGCCGCTCACGGTGTTCACCACGCCCACCGGGCGCGCGTTCTACGCTGGGACGTACTGGCCGCCCGAGGCGCGACCGCCGATGCCCGCGTTCCGCGATGTGCTGGCCGCGGTCCGCGAGGCGTGGACGACGCGGCGCGCCGAGGCTGAGGAGTCGGCGGACGCGGTGACCGCGGCCCTCGCCGAAGCGGCGCAGGCCACGCCCTCCGACCTCCCCGATCCGGCTGCGCTGGCGGAGGCCGCCCGCGACCTCGCCGCCAGGGAGGATGCGGAGTTCGGCGGCTTCGGCGGGGCTCCGAAGTTCCCGGTGGCCACGACCCTGCGGTTCCTGCAGGAGCCCCTCATCCGCGAGGCCGCGCCGGAGGCGGCGGCTGCGGCCGAGCGTGCCCTCGCGGCGATGGCGGACTCGGACCTGCGTGATGCCGACGGCGGGTTCTTCCGCTATGCGACCAGGCGCGACTGGACCGTGCCGCACTACGAGCGCATGCTGACCGACAACGCCCAGCTGCTCGAGGTCGCGCTCGACGCCGGCGACGAGGAGACCGCCCGCGGGACCGCCGGCTTCCTGCTCCGCACACTGCGGCGGGAGGGCGGCGGCTTCGGTGCCGCTCAGGACTCCGAGTCGTGGATCGACGGGGCGCGCAGCGAGGGCGGCTACTACCTCCGCCCCATCGCGGAGCGCGCCGCCGTGGAGCCGCCGGCGGTGGACGGCAAGGTCATCACCGGCTGGAACGGCCTCGCGATCGCGGCACTCGCCCGCGCGGGTGCGGCCCTCGGCGAGGACGCGTGGATCGCCGCCGCTGCGGATGCCGCCGCTGCCGTGCTCGGCATCAATCGCGGGCCGGACGGTGCTCTCGTGCGGGCATCGCTGGACGGCCGGGCCTCGGACGCGGTGGCCACCGCGTCCGACCTCGCGCTGCTCGCCGAAGGCCTGTTCGCGCTCGCGGCGGCGACAGGTGACGTCGCCCCGGCGGTCACGGCCCGTGACCTCCTCGACGGGGTGCTGGAGGGCGCCGCGGGGGACGACCCGGTGCTCCGCGCGCAGGGCATCGCCGCCTCGCCCGACCACACCGACGGCGATCTCCCCTCGGACACGGCGGCGGTCGCGCAGGCCGCGCTGACCGCCTGGCGGCTCGGGGCGGGGGACCGCTACCGCGCGGCGGCAGCCGAGCGGGTGGAGGCTCTCGCCTCCCGGGCGCTCGCCCAGCCCTTCGCCCGCGGCAGCCTGCTCCGCGTCGCCACCGGACTCGCCGCCGCGCCGCGGCAGCTCGTCGTGGTGACGGAGGATCCGGGTGGGGCGCTCGCCGCCGCCGCACGCGGAGCCGATGCCGAGGTCATCGCCGTCGTCAGTCCGGCGCAGGCCGCGGCGTTCGCCGCCGCGGGTTTCGAGCTGTTCGAAGGCAAGGGGGCGACCGCCGAGCGCGCCTACGACTGCCGCGCCTTCGTGTGCCGCCTGCCGGTGAGCGATCCGGCCGAGGTGTCGCGGACCCGCTGAGACGCGGACCCGCTGAGACGCGGAGTCGCCCGCACGGTGAGGCGCGTTCCCCGGCACGATACTGTGCATTCTGCCTAGCCTGCGGCACCCAGGTGGGGTTCGATTGCGCGCGATGCGCAGCACTGAGTGCACGGTTTGCCCAGCGCCCGGCATCCGTTCTAGGGTGACGCGACCCCTCTCGGATCACAGCAAGGATGCTCTGACGATGACCCTCTCCGCCCGCGCCGGCCTTGACGCCGTGCCCGCCTACCGACAGGGGCGCTCCGCTCCGGCCGGTGCCTCCAAGCTCTCCTCGAACGAGTCGCCGCACCCGCCGCTGCCGTCCGTCGTCCGCGCCGTGCAGGACCGGGTGGCCGGCATCCACCGCTACCCGGATATGAGCGCCTCCGCGGTCCGGGAGGCACTCGCCGACCGTTATGCGGTGGACCTGGCGCAGGTGACCGTCGGTGCGGGCTCGGTGGAGATCGCCGCCCAGCTCATCCACGCGGTCGCCGGTGAGGGGGACGAGGTCGTCTTCGCCTGGCGGTCGTTCGAGGCGTACCCCTCGCTCGTCCATATCGCCGGCGCGACGCCCGTCGCCGTGCCGCTGGACGCCGACCATGGACACGACCTCGACGCGATGCGCGCCGCGATCACCCCGCGGACGCGTCTCGTGTTCGTGTGCAACCCCAACAACCCGACCGGCACCGTCGTCGACGCCGAGGCCCTGGAGCGCTTCGTCGCCGCAGTGCCGCACGACGTGCTCGTCGTCATCGACGAGGCCTACGTGCACTTCGACCGCACGGACAGCCGCGGTGCCGGGATCGAGCTGTTCCGCCGCCACCCGCACGTCGCGGTGCTGCACACGTTCTCCAAGGCCTACGGCCTGGCCGGCCTCCGCATCGGCTACGCGATCGCCCCGACCACGATCGCCGAGGCACAGCGCAAGGTGGCCGTGCCGTTCGGAGTCACCGACCTTGCCCAGGCGGCGGCCCTCGCCTCACTCGCCGCGGAGGACGAGCTCGCCGTCCGCATCGACGAGGTCGTGGCGCAGCGCGACCGGCTGTACACCGTGCTCACCGCCGCCGGCTGGCCCGCCGTCCGCTCGCAGGCCAACTTCGTCTGGGTTCCGGCGGGGGAGCGCACCGCCGACCTCGACGCCCTCCTGCACGCCGGCGGCGTGGTCGCCCGCGCCTTCCCCGGCGAGGGCATCCGCATCTCGTCCGGCTCCGCCGCCGACATCGACCGGGTCGAAGCCGCCCTCGCTGTCTCCGGCGACGCCGCGCACGATTCCGACCACGATTCCGACCTGATGGAGGTGGGCGCATGAGCACCGAGGTCCCCGTCACCACGACGACCACGAAGGGCCTGCACCCGGGCCTCACCCGCCGCCAGATCTCCATGATGGGGCTCGGCGGCGCGATCGGCGCGGGGCTGTTCGTCGGCTCCGGGCAGGCGATCAGCATCGCCGGACCCGCCGTCCTCATCTCCTACCTCGTCGCGGGCGGCATCGTCGTGCTCGTGATGGCGATGCTCGCCGAGATGGTGGCGGCCCGCCCGAGCTCCGGCGCCTTCAGCTCCTACGCCCAGAAGGCCATGGGGCGCAGCGCCGGCAGTGCGGTGGGCTGGCTGTACTGGATCCAGCTCGTCGTCGTGATCGCCGCCGAGGCGACCGGCGCGGCCGGGATCGTGGCGAACTGGGTGCCGGGGATCCCCGCGTGGATCTGGGTCCTGGTCTTCGTCGTGGCCCTCACTGCGGTCAACCTCTTCGGCGTGCGCAACTACGGCCGTTTCGAGTTCTGGTTCGCCGCGATCAAGGTCGCCGCGATCATCGCCTTCCTCGTCGTCGGCGTGTGCGCGATCGTCGGACTCATCCCCGGCGTGCCGGCGACCGGGATCTCGAACCTCGTGGACGAGGGCGGCTTCGCCCCGCACGGGATCACCGGCATCGCGGCGGCGCTCCTCATCGTCGTCTTCGCGTTCGGCGGCACCGAGGTCGTCGCGATCGCGGCGGCGGAGTCCGACGATCCCGCCCGCAACATCCGCCGGATCGTGCGCGAGGTGCTCGTGCGCATCCTCATCTTCTACGTCGGCTCGATCTTCGTCATCGTCGCGGTGCTCCCGTGGGACGACCCCGCCGTGCAGGCCGGTCCGTTCTCGGCGGTCCTGGACACCCTGAACGTGCCGGGCGTCGGCCTCGTCATGGACCTCATCGTGGTGATCGCGCTGCTCTCGGCCATGAACGCCAACATCTACGGCGCTTCCCGGATGGCGTACTCGCTGGGCGAGCGGGGACTGGCGCCGCTGTCCGTCACCCGCACGAGCCTCAAGGGGGTGCCCTTCGTCGCCGTGCTCGCCTCGGTGGCCTTCGGGTTCGTCACGGTGGGGCTGAACTGGGCGTTCCCCGACGTGGTGCTCCCGGCCCTGCTGAACGTCGTGGGGTCGACCCTGCTGGTGATCTGGACGGCGACCGCGATCTCGCAGATCGTGCTGCGACGGCGCGCCGACCGCGCCGGCGAGGCGATGCCGATGCGGCTGTGGGGCTTCCCCTGGGTGTCGTGGCTCTGCCTGGTGCTGCTCGCCGCCGTGATCGCGCTCGCGATGATCGATCCGGCCGCACGCATCCAGCTGCTGCTCACACTCGGGCTCACCGCCGTACTCCTCGTGGTCGCCCGACTGACCCGGGGTGTCTCCCGCCCCGGCATCGTCAAGGAGTGACGTGCGGATCGATCGTCTCGACGCCGCGCTGATCCGGCTGCTGACGGAGTCGCCGCAGCTGCCTCTCCTCGAGTGCGCGCGCCGGCTGGGCATCGCGCGGGGAACGGCTACCAGCCGTCTCGCGCGCCTGCACGAAGGTGGCGTGATCGAGGCGATCGTGCCGCGCATCGATCCCGCCGGCTTCGGCTATGGCGTCGTGGCGTTCTGTCTCGTCGAGATCGATCAGAAGGTGGGGCACGACGACGTCGCGACCGCCCTGGCGGACGCGGTGCCGGAGATCGTCGACATGCACACGGTGACCGGCGCGAGCGACATGCAGCTCCGGCTCGTCGCCCGCGATGCGACACGGCTCCAGGAGGTGCTGGACCGGGTGGCCCTCGTGCCGGGCGTCGCGCGGACCGCGTCCTCCATCGCCATGCGCACGCACCTCTCCGGTCGCGTGCTCCCGCTCGTGGAGCACGTGGCCGACGAGGTCCCCTGACCCCGGCTGGGGGCGTCGGTCAGACCCCTGGTCAGACCCAGCCGGGCAGCCAGTTGTGCAGGCGCCAGAAGTCGTAGGGAACGCTCATCCCCGTCCACAGCGGCAGGAAGAACGCCGAGACGAGGACGACGACGGCGAGGAAGATCAGGACGGTCCGCTGTCCCGACTGGCGGCGCGACAGCGGGTCCTCCCGGCGCCCGGCGATGATCCGCAGCGTGACGGTGAGCGCGAGCACGAGGAACGGCATCATCACCACCGTGTAGAACTGGAAGATCGTCCGGTCAGGGAACATCAGCCACGGCAGGTACGTCACCGCGAGGCCCACGAGCGGGAGGCTGAGCGCCGGGCCGACGGGCTGCCGCGTGATCCAGCCGCGGATGAGGCGGTAGAGCAGGTACACGCTGGCCGCGACGCCGCCGTACCAGATGAGCGGGTTGGGGACCGCGGAGATCACGCCGATGCAGTGGTCGACGCCGCAGCCGGTCGGGTCGCTGTCCACCCACACCGCGGTCGGGCGGAGCAGGAAGGGCCACTCCCACGCGGGGCTCGCGTACGGGTGTCCGCGGGTGAGACCCACGTGGAAACCGAGCATGGCCTCGTGGTAGTTCCACAGAGCGACGAACGGGTTCGGATCGCTGCCGCGGTCGTAGCCGTTCGCCGTCACCAGCCACCCGGTCCAGCTCGCGAGGTACACCGCGAGCGCGGGGAAGACGAGGAGGATGAACGACACCGGCCCCTGGCGGAAGACCGCGGACGCCGGCCACACGACCACCCCGCCGCGCCGCCGCGCGAGAGCATCGGTGATGACGACGTAGAGTCCGAAGCCCGCGAGCACGTACAGCCCCGACCATTTCACCGCGGCGGCGGCGCCGAGCGCGAGGCCTGCGGCGACGAGCCAGGGGCGGCGCCAGAGGATCGGTCCCCACAGCGGGTTCTCGTCGTCGGGGGCCCGGCGTTCGAGCAGGGGGATCGTGCGCTGGCGGTCGATGAGCACGAACAGCACGCCCAGCAGCACGAAGAAGGTGAGGATGCCGTCGAGCAGCGCGATCCGGCTCATCACGATGCTGAGGCCGTCGATCGCGAGGAGCGTGCCCGCCACGGTGGCTGCCACCACCGAGCCGGTCAGGCGGCGGGCGATCAGGTAGACCAGCAGCACCGACGCGGCACCGAGCACGGCGGTCGCGAGACGCCAGCCGGCGCTGTTGTCCGGCCCGCCGATGGCCATGCCCAGGGCGATGAGCCACTTGCCCAGCGGCGGGTGCACGATGAAGGCGCCCTTGTTCGTCAGCGGGAGCTCCTGCAGAGTGACGAAGGCGTCGTTCGCGTTCTCACCCCAGACGCCCTCGTAGCCGAGGCTCCACAGCGACCAGGCGTCTTTGACGTAGTAGGTCTCGTCGAAGGCGAGCTGGTGCGGGTGGCCGACGTTCGCCAGGCGCAGCACCGCGGCGAAGGCGGTGAGCAGCAGCGGGGCCAGCCAGCCGATCGCCCGGCCCCAGTCCGGGGCGTGCAGCACGCGGTCGCGGAGCCGCTCGTAGCGCGTGAGCCGCTCCTCGGGGGCGGGCAGCAGGGGCTCGGGCGCGGTCACCGGTCCAGCCTAGACAACTCGGCTCGACGCTCCCGGTATGCCGGCTCCGGTCCCGCCTCGACCGTCTCCCCTCAGGCCCGCGCCTAAGCTGGGCGGGTGATCATCCTCGCCGCGACCCCCATCGGAAACCTGGGCGATGCGTCGCGGCGGCTCGTGGAGGTGCTGGAGAACGCGGAGATCGTCGTCGCGGAGGACACCCGCACGACCCAGCGCCTCCTGCAGGCCCTCAAGATCGAGAACCGCCCCCGGCTGATCGCGCTGCACGACCACAACGAGAAGCAGAAGGCCGGAGAGCTGGCCGCGCTCGCCGCGGAGACCGACCTCGTGGTGCTGAGTGATGCGGGCATGCCGACCGTGAGCGACCCGGGATACGGCCTGGTCGCCGAGGCCGTGGCACAGGGGGTCACGGTGACCGCGATCCCGGGGCCCAGTGCCGTCCTCATGGCCCTGGCGATCTCGGGGCTCCCGACGGACCGCTTCACCTTCGAGGGGTTCCTGCCGCGGAAGCCGGGGGAGCGCCGGGCGACCCTCTGCGCTCTCGCTGCCGAGCCGCGCACGATGGTGTTCTTCGAGTCGCCCTCGCGTCTCGCGACGACTCTGACCGACATGGGGGCCGCGTTCGGCGCGGACCGCCGCATCGCCGTGTGCCGGGAGCTGACGAAGCTGTACGAGGAGGTCCGTCGCGGCACCGCGTCCGAGCTCGCCGCCTGGGCTGCCGACGGGGTGAAGGGTGAGATCGTCGTGGTCGTCGAGGGCGCGCCGCGGCGGGACGCCTCCCCGGAGGACGCTCTCGCTCAGGTGCAGGCCCTGGTCGCGGACGGGACTCGGCTGAAGGACGCGGCGTCCGAGGTCGCGGCCCTGACGGGTCTGTCCTCCCGTGACCTCTACCAGGCGGCCCTCGCGGCGCGGTCGCGGTGAGCTCCGTCGCGAGGTCCTACGACGAGAGGGCCGCGGAGTACCGGGAGGTCGCCGGAGACCTGGAGCTGATGGATCC includes:
- a CDS encoding dolichyl-phosphate-mannose--protein mannosyltransferase — its product is MTAPEPLLPAPEERLTRYERLRDRVLHAPDWGRAIGWLAPLLLTAFAAVLRLANVGHPHQLAFDETYYVKDAWSLWSLGYEGVWGENANDAFVTLQELPLTNKGAFIVHPPLGKWLIALGMAIGGPDNSAGWRLATAVLGAASVLLVYLIARRLTGSVVAATVAGTLLAIDGLSIVMSRIALLDGILTFFVLLGVLFVLIDRQRTIPLLERRAPDDENPLWGPILWRRPWLVAAGLALGAAAAVKWSGLYVLAGFGLYVVITDALARRRGGVVVWPASAVFRQGPVSFILLVFPALAVYLASWTGWLVTANGYDRGSDPNPFVALWNYHEAMLGFHVGLTRGHPYASPAWEWPFLLRPTAVWVDSDPTGCGVDHCIGVISAVPNPLIWYGGVAASVYLLYRLIRGWITRQPVGPALSLPLVGLAVTYLPWLMFPDRTIFQFYTVVMMPFLVLALTVTLRIIAGRREDPLSRRQSGQRTVLIFLAVVVLVSAFFLPLWTGMSVPYDFWRLHNWLPGWV
- a CDS encoding Lrp/AsnC family transcriptional regulator, encoding MRIDRLDAALIRLLTESPQLPLLECARRLGIARGTATSRLARLHEGGVIEAIVPRIDPAGFGYGVVAFCLVEIDQKVGHDDVATALADAVPEIVDMHTVTGASDMQLRLVARDATRLQEVLDRVALVPGVARTASSIAMRTHLSGRVLPLVEHVADEVP
- a CDS encoding heparan-alpha-glucosaminide N-acetyltransferase domain-containing protein, with the translated sequence MTTALAPVRWFRDFGRPPRILGLDVARGLAILGMAGAHVGMTEAFHWGDPTTWTDLVHGRSSILFALLAGVSIALMTGRDVLPERERLPSIRLNLVGRGAVIFVIGLALELLNTPIAVILTLYGLLYVAVIPVLRWRPRQLLLGAAVLALAGPALLALISAVALQPFGAGIGFVLYGTYPITVWLALVLGGMALGRLRVQQLRTAVVALVVGVVLAAIGYGMGALGVSAGLDAEGSIASSTSVSSGSESLDSLPSESLPSFVPDDVMPPSGWESYPEALAATDPLGSMIRAVFAVDPHSGGTAEILGSGGFALAVIALCLLLSRPLRWPLLPLGALGSMPLTAYSLHVVSVVLVAGPGGFIADNAFWALTAVALLVLTTLWSMFLGRGPLERLVGKGAAAMAAVPRR
- a CDS encoding thioredoxin domain-containing protein, with amino-acid sequence MTNRLADTLSPYLRAHADNPVDWYPWGEEAFAEARRRDVPILISIGYSTCHWCHVMARESFADPETATRINEGFVAIKVDREEHPHVDGAYMAAASAFTQNLGWPLTVFTTPTGRAFYAGTYWPPEARPPMPAFRDVLAAVREAWTTRRAEAEESADAVTAALAEAAQATPSDLPDPAALAEAARDLAAREDAEFGGFGGAPKFPVATTLRFLQEPLIREAAPEAAAAAERALAAMADSDLRDADGGFFRYATRRDWTVPHYERMLTDNAQLLEVALDAGDEETARGTAGFLLRTLRREGGGFGAAQDSESWIDGARSEGGYYLRPIAERAAVEPPAVDGKVITGWNGLAIAALARAGAALGEDAWIAAAADAAAAVLGINRGPDGALVRASLDGRASDAVATASDLALLAEGLFALAAATGDVAPAVTARDLLDGVLEGAAGDDPVLRAQGIAASPDHTDGDLPSDTAAVAQAALTAWRLGAGDRYRAAAAERVEALASRALAQPFARGSLLRVATGLAAAPRQLVVVTEDPGGALAAAARGADAEVIAVVSPAQAAAFAAAGFELFEGKGATAERAYDCRAFVCRLPVSDPAEVSRTR
- the msuE gene encoding FMN reductase is translated as MTAPLRVVAVSGSLHEPSKTTALLRAITAAVAERAPVEAQLIELTQIGPSLAGALRRDQLPPEVEAQLQAIETADLLIVGSPVYRASFTGLFKHLFDFVDQYALVGTPVLLAATGGGERHALMIEHQLRPLFAFFQALTLPLGVYASTTDFDGYEVATDVLRARIALAAERALPLVGYTAARPAELLVG
- the rsmI gene encoding 16S rRNA (cytidine(1402)-2'-O)-methyltransferase yields the protein MIILAATPIGNLGDASRRLVEVLENAEIVVAEDTRTTQRLLQALKIENRPRLIALHDHNEKQKAGELAALAAETDLVVLSDAGMPTVSDPGYGLVAEAVAQGVTVTAIPGPSAVLMALAISGLPTDRFTFEGFLPRKPGERRATLCALAAEPRTMVFFESPSRLATTLTDMGAAFGADRRIAVCRELTKLYEEVRRGTASELAAWAADGVKGEIVVVVEGAPRRDASPEDALAQVQALVADGTRLKDAASEVAALTGLSSRDLYQAALAARSR
- a CDS encoding amino acid permease; translated protein: MSTEVPVTTTTTKGLHPGLTRRQISMMGLGGAIGAGLFVGSGQAISIAGPAVLISYLVAGGIVVLVMAMLAEMVAARPSSGAFSSYAQKAMGRSAGSAVGWLYWIQLVVVIAAEATGAAGIVANWVPGIPAWIWVLVFVVALTAVNLFGVRNYGRFEFWFAAIKVAAIIAFLVVGVCAIVGLIPGVPATGISNLVDEGGFAPHGITGIAAALLIVVFAFGGTEVVAIAAAESDDPARNIRRIVREVLVRILIFYVGSIFVIVAVLPWDDPAVQAGPFSAVLDTLNVPGVGLVMDLIVVIALLSAMNANIYGASRMAYSLGERGLAPLSVTRTSLKGVPFVAVLASVAFGFVTVGLNWAFPDVVLPALLNVVGSTLLVIWTATAISQIVLRRRADRAGEAMPMRLWGFPWVSWLCLVLLAAVIALAMIDPAARIQLLLTLGLTAVLLVVARLTRGVSRPGIVKE
- a CDS encoding aldo/keto reductase; its protein translation is MTIPALELNDGNSIPQLGYGVFKVPPAETEKAVSEALEIGYRHIDTAAIYGNEEGVGAAIASSGIPRDELFVTTKLWNDRHHDDEPRAAIGESLEKLGLEQVDLYLVHWPTPAKDDYVHAFAKLIELRDAGLTRSIGVSNFLVPHLERTVKETGVVPAVNQIELHPAYQRREEVAWAEANGVRIEAWGPLGQGKYDLFGTPAIAEAAAAHGVTPAQAVLRWHLQKGIIVFPKSVRPERLRENLDVFGFELTDAEIAAIDALDPLDGSGRVGSHPDEVN
- the hisC gene encoding histidinol-phosphate transaminase, which produces MTLSARAGLDAVPAYRQGRSAPAGASKLSSNESPHPPLPSVVRAVQDRVAGIHRYPDMSASAVREALADRYAVDLAQVTVGAGSVEIAAQLIHAVAGEGDEVVFAWRSFEAYPSLVHIAGATPVAVPLDADHGHDLDAMRAAITPRTRLVFVCNPNNPTGTVVDAEALERFVAAVPHDVLVVIDEAYVHFDRTDSRGAGIELFRRHPHVAVLHTFSKAYGLAGLRIGYAIAPTTIAEAQRKVAVPFGVTDLAQAAALASLAAEDELAVRIDEVVAQRDRLYTVLTAAGWPAVRSQANFVWVPAGERTADLDALLHAGGVVARAFPGEGIRISSGSAADIDRVEAALAVSGDAAHDSDHDSDLMEVGA